The Cylindrospermopsis curvispora GIHE-G1 genome contains a region encoding:
- a CDS encoding photosystem I reaction center subunit XI, with product MAQAANKSKNLPSDPRNQQTVRAAGGNPQDGNLETPINSSPLVKWFIGNLPAYRPGLTPFRRGLEVGMAHGYLLFGPFDKLGPLRDSANANLAGLLGSVGLVIILTACLSLYANSNPAPALASVTVTKVPGDAFNSKESWNNFTSAFLIGGIGGAVVAFFLTLNSGIIQGLIG from the coding sequence ATGGCACAAGCAGCAAATAAATCTAAAAATCTCCCCAGTGACCCCAGAAATCAGCAAACCGTAAGAGCAGCTGGTGGTAATCCCCAGGATGGAAACTTGGAAACCCCAATTAACTCATCCCCTTTGGTTAAGTGGTTTATTGGCAACTTACCTGCTTATAGACCCGGATTAACTCCTTTTAGACGGGGACTGGAAGTGGGCATGGCACATGGCTACTTACTTTTTGGTCCTTTTGATAAGTTAGGTCCCCTACGTGATTCTGCCAATGCCAATTTAGCTGGATTATTGGGCAGTGTGGGTTTAGTTATCATTCTTACCGCATGTCTGTCTCTGTATGCTAATAGCAATCCTGCTCCAGCACTAGCGAGTGTAACAGTGACTAAAGTTCCAGGAGACGCATTTAATTCCAAAGAAAGTTGGAATAACTTCACCAGTGCTTTCTTAATTGGTGGTATTGGTGGTGCTGTAGTTGCTTTCTTCTTGACCCTGAACTCTGGAATTATCCAAGGTTTAATTGGTTAA
- the tuf gene encoding elongation factor Tu — protein sequence MARAKFERNKPHVNIGTVGHVDHGKTTLTAAITMTLAALGQAVAKGYDQIDNAPEEKARGITINTAHVEYETEKRHYAHVDCPGHADYVKNMITGAAQMDGGILVVAATDGPMPQTREHILLAKQVGVPSLVVFLNKEDMMDDPELLELVELELRELLTSYEFDGDNIPIVKGSGLQALQAMTANPKTQRGENPWVDKIYELMDAVDSYIPTPERDIDKPFLMAVEDVFSITGRGTVATGRIERGKVKVGDNVELVGIRDTRATTVTGIEMFKKSLDEGMAGDNAGVLLRGIQKTDIERGMVIAKPGSITPHTQFEGEVYVLTEKEGGRKTPFFPGYRPQFYVRTTDVTGTIKTFTADDGGAAEMVMPGDRIKMTVELINPVAIEQGMRFAIREGGRTIGAGVVSKILK from the coding sequence ATGGCACGCGCAAAGTTTGAAAGGAACAAACCTCACGTTAATATTGGTACTGTTGGCCACGTTGACCACGGTAAAACAACTTTAACAGCAGCTATTACCATGACCTTGGCTGCTTTGGGTCAAGCAGTGGCTAAAGGCTATGACCAAATTGATAATGCGCCCGAAGAAAAAGCTCGGGGTATTACCATCAATACTGCCCACGTTGAGTATGAAACAGAAAAACGTCACTACGCCCACGTAGATTGTCCAGGACACGCTGACTATGTGAAGAATATGATCACTGGTGCTGCACAAATGGATGGTGGTATTCTAGTAGTAGCTGCTACTGATGGACCTATGCCTCAAACCCGTGAACACATTCTTCTAGCAAAACAAGTGGGTGTTCCTAGCTTGGTTGTCTTCTTAAACAAAGAGGATATGATGGATGACCCCGAATTGTTGGAACTGGTAGAATTAGAACTGCGGGAATTATTGACCAGTTATGAATTTGATGGCGATAATATTCCCATTGTCAAGGGTTCTGGCTTGCAAGCTCTCCAAGCAATGACCGCTAATCCTAAGACTCAACGAGGCGAAAATCCTTGGGTAGATAAAATCTACGAACTGATGGATGCTGTAGATTCCTATATCCCCACCCCTGAGCGCGATATAGACAAACCCTTCTTGATGGCAGTAGAGGATGTGTTCTCTATTACTGGTCGTGGTACGGTCGCTACCGGTCGGATTGAACGTGGTAAGGTGAAGGTTGGTGATAACGTTGAATTAGTGGGTATTAGAGACACTCGAGCTACCACGGTGACCGGGATTGAAATGTTCAAGAAGAGTCTTGACGAAGGGATGGCTGGTGACAATGCGGGTGTGCTACTACGCGGTATTCAAAAAACCGACATTGAACGGGGTATGGTAATTGCTAAACCCGGTTCTATTACCCCCCACACCCAATTTGAAGGTGAGGTTTATGTTCTCACCGAAAAGGAAGGTGGTCGGAAAACCCCCTTCTTCCCTGGTTATCGTCCCCAGTTTTATGTACGGACAACCGATGTAACGGGCACTATTAAAACTTTTACTGCTGATGATGGCGGTGCGGCAGAAATGGTAATGCCTGGAGACCGGATTAAAATGACTGTGGAACTGATTAACCCTGTGGCCATTGAACAAGGTATGCGTTTTGCTATTCGTGAGGGTGGTCGGACTATCGGTGCGGGTGTGGTGTCGAAAATTCTAAAATAG
- the rpsJ gene encoding 30S ribosomal protein S10, translating into MATLQQQKIRIRLQAFDRRLLDTSCEKIVDTANRTNATAIGPIPLPTKRKIYCVLRSPHVDKDSREHFETRTHRRIIDIHQPSSKTIDALMKLDLPSGVDIEVKL; encoded by the coding sequence ATGGCAACTTTACAGCAGCAAAAGATCAGAATCCGCTTACAAGCTTTTGACCGACGTTTATTAGATACATCTTGCGAGAAGATTGTAGATACGGCCAACCGGACTAACGCCACAGCTATTGGACCTATTCCTTTACCCACAAAACGCAAAATATATTGCGTGCTGCGTTCTCCTCACGTAGACAAGGATTCCCGTGAACACTTTGAAACCCGTACCCATCGTCGCATTATTGATATTCATCAACCATCTTCTAAAACTATTGATGCCCTGATGAAGTTGGATTTACCATCCGGTGTGGACATTGAAGTTAAACTATAG
- the psaJ gene encoding photosystem I reaction center subunit IX, whose protein sequence is MADKSDQSSYLIKFISTAPVAATIWLTITAGILIEFNRFFPDLLFHPLP, encoded by the coding sequence ATGGCTGATAAAAGCGATCAATCATCCTACCTAATCAAGTTTATTTCCACAGCTCCCGTAGCAGCCACAATTTGGCTGACTATCACAGCGGGTATTCTCATCGAATTTAACCGCTTTTTCCCTGACCTACTGTTCCACCCCCTACCCTAG
- the gmk gene encoding guanylate kinase has translation MQFLPLISSATTRPGKLIVLTGPSGVGKGTLMQKLLAQHPQLYYSVSATTRSPRPGEIDGKSYYFITPNSFQELVAQGEFLEWAEFAGNYYGTPRAAVLQQIKLGRSVILEIELAGARQIKASYPDALSIFILPPSFLELENRIRARGQDSDEAITRRLNRAKEEIKAASEFDIQIVNDDFATTLNELETILKAISSFSEL, from the coding sequence ATGCAATTTTTACCTCTTATTTCCAGTGCTACTACCCGCCCCGGTAAGCTAATTGTTTTAACAGGTCCTAGTGGAGTTGGTAAGGGAACTTTAATGCAAAAACTTTTGGCACAACATCCTCAATTGTATTATTCAGTTTCTGCTACTACTCGCTCTCCTCGTCCGGGAGAAATTGATGGCAAAAGTTATTACTTTATCACCCCCAACAGCTTTCAAGAGTTAGTTGCTCAGGGGGAATTTTTGGAGTGGGCGGAATTTGCTGGTAATTATTATGGAACTCCTCGTGCTGCTGTTCTCCAGCAAATTAAGTTGGGAAGATCGGTGATTTTAGAAATTGAATTGGCCGGGGCCAGACAAATCAAAGCTTCTTACCCTGACGCCTTAAGCATTTTTATTTTGCCTCCTTCATTTCTAGAATTAGAAAACCGCATCCGAGCAAGAGGACAAGATTCGGATGAAGCCATCACTCGTCGTCTTAACCGGGCTAAGGAAGAAATTAAAGCCGCTTCAGAATTTGATATTCAAATTGTCAATGATGACTTCGCTACAACGTTAAATGAACTGGAAACTATTTTAAAAGCTATTTCAAGTTTTTCAGAGCTTTGA
- a CDS encoding LON peptidase substrate-binding domain-containing protein, giving the protein MTSSPKIAVRELPLFPLPEVVLFPTRPLPLHVFEFRYRIMMNTILESDRRFGVLMVNPINGAIANVGCCAEIIHYQRLEDGRMEILTLGQQRFRVLEYVREKPYRVGLVEWMEENPPALDLRPLATEVEQLLRDVVRLSSKLTDRDIELPEDLPDLPRELSYWIASNLYGVADEQQALLELQDTQARLNREAEILTSTRNHLAARSVLKDTFDDIK; this is encoded by the coding sequence ATGACATCTTCCCCCAAAATTGCCGTCCGCGAACTACCCCTTTTCCCCCTACCAGAAGTGGTGCTTTTTCCCACTAGACCTTTGCCCCTGCATGTGTTCGAGTTTCGCTACCGAATTATGATGAATACTATTTTAGAGAGCGATCGCCGGTTTGGGGTGTTAATGGTAAATCCAATTAATGGTGCTATAGCCAATGTTGGGTGTTGTGCAGAAATAATTCATTATCAACGATTGGAAGATGGCAGAATGGAAATCCTAACTTTAGGACAACAAAGATTTCGGGTGCTCGAATATGTGAGAGAAAAACCCTATCGTGTAGGTTTAGTGGAGTGGATGGAAGAAAATCCACCAGCCTTGGATTTAAGACCTTTAGCTACGGAAGTGGAGCAGCTATTGCGGGATGTAGTTCGTCTCTCTTCCAAATTGACGGACAGGGATATTGAATTGCCAGAAGATTTGCCAGATTTACCACGGGAGCTATCTTATTGGATAGCTAGTAACCTATACGGTGTAGCCGATGAACAACAAGCATTGTTGGAATTACAGGATACCCAAGCCCGATTAAACAGGGAGGCGGAAATCTTGACATCTACTCGTAATCATCTGGCCGCACGTTCAGTCTTGAAAGATACCTTTGATGATATAAAGTAG
- a CDS encoding Photosystem I reaction center subunit III, whose product MRRLFALILAIGLWFNFAPQAHALGANLVPCKDSPAFQDLALNARNTTADPESGKKRFERYSQALCGPEGYPHLIVDGRLDRAGDFLIPSILFLYIAGWIGWVGRAYLQAIKKEADSEQKEIQIDLGLALPIITSGFAWPAAAIKEFLSGELTAKDSEITVSPR is encoded by the coding sequence ATGCGACGATTGTTTGCTTTGATTTTAGCGATTGGTCTCTGGTTCAATTTTGCCCCTCAGGCCCATGCCCTGGGCGCCAACCTTGTTCCTTGTAAAGACTCTCCCGCTTTTCAAGATCTGGCTCTAAATGCCCGTAATACCACTGCTGATCCCGAATCTGGGAAAAAGCGGTTTGAACGATATTCACAGGCTTTATGTGGTCCTGAGGGCTATCCCCACCTAATTGTTGACGGTCGTTTAGATCGTGCAGGGGACTTTTTAATTCCTAGTATTCTCTTCCTTTACATTGCTGGTTGGATTGGTTGGGTAGGCCGTGCTTACTTACAAGCAATCAAAAAAGAAGCTGATAGCGAGCAAAAAGAGATCCAAATTGATCTGGGTTTAGCACTACCCATTATCACCAGTGGGTTTGCTTGGCCAGCAGCAGCGATTAAAGAATTTCTCTCTGGTGAATTAACTGCTAAGGACTCGGAAATTACCGTTTCTCCTCGCTAG
- the remA gene encoding extracellular matrix/biofilm regulator RemA, whose translation MDIQLINIGFGNIVSANRVIAIVSPESAPIKRIIGDAKDRGQLVDATYGRRTRAVIITDSSHVILSAIQPETVANRFVLSRDHHTADN comes from the coding sequence ATGGACATTCAGTTAATCAACATTGGTTTTGGCAACATAGTTTCTGCTAATCGGGTAATTGCCATTGTTAGTCCCGAATCAGCACCTATTAAGCGAATTATTGGCGATGCCAAAGATAGAGGACAATTAGTTGACGCCACCTATGGTCGTCGCACTAGGGCGGTAATTATCACTGATTCTAGCCATGTTATTCTCTCAGCAATTCAGCCAGAAACAGTGGCCAATCGTTTTGTTCTTTCCCGTGACCATCACACAGCTGACAATTGA